One Owenweeksia hongkongensis DSM 17368 genomic region harbors:
- a CDS encoding bifunctional phosphoglucose/phosphomannose isomerase, translating to MKDLISNFAEHISDALNSIQSSNLKPAERPIKNVLITGLGGSGIGGTIVAELAAPTCSVPITVNKNYSIPGFVDENTLVIACSYSGNTEETLSATREALKKKAQVACITSGGELYQMAQSAGWNTLTMRGGNPPRSMFAFSFSYLSYMLSHYKLIDLDVIAGLENAVNLINGEEASVLIEAEQLASRLRGKTAIIYAISGSAGIAARWRQQLNENAKMLAWEAEIPEMNHNELVGWEGGSAQYAPVFLRHDNDFDRNQKRIEIIKNIIGEKTNHINEVWSKGNGPIEKTLYLVHFGDWVSYYLSEFNKVDIMDIKSIDLLKSELSKIPL from the coding sequence GTGAAAGACCTTATTTCCAATTTCGCTGAACATATTTCGGACGCTTTAAACAGCATCCAGTCTTCCAATCTTAAACCTGCTGAGCGCCCGATCAAAAATGTGTTGATCACAGGGCTCGGTGGATCTGGTATTGGTGGAACTATCGTGGCTGAGCTAGCAGCTCCTACTTGTTCGGTACCCATTACGGTAAATAAGAACTACAGCATCCCTGGTTTTGTTGATGAAAACACTTTGGTGATTGCCTGTTCATACAGCGGAAATACCGAAGAAACACTGAGCGCCACCCGTGAAGCTTTGAAAAAGAAAGCACAAGTTGCTTGCATCACCTCTGGTGGTGAATTATATCAAATGGCTCAGTCTGCAGGATGGAACACACTTACCATGCGCGGTGGAAACCCTCCACGAAGCATGTTTGCTTTTTCGTTTTCCTACCTCAGCTATATGCTTAGCCATTACAAGCTTATCGATCTTGATGTCATTGCTGGTCTGGAAAATGCAGTAAACCTTATCAATGGTGAAGAAGCTTCCGTACTCATTGAAGCTGAGCAATTGGCCAGTCGCTTGCGCGGAAAAACAGCCATCATTTACGCCATAAGCGGAAGCGCGGGTATAGCAGCACGCTGGCGCCAGCAGCTAAACGAAAATGCAAAAATGCTAGCGTGGGAAGCTGAAATTCCTGAAATGAATCACAATGAACTGGTAGGATGGGAAGGTGGAAGCGCGCAGTATGCCCCGGTTTTTCTCCGTCATGACAATGATTTTGACCGCAATCAAAAGCGTATTGAAATCATTAAAAATATAATTGGCGAAAAGACCAACCACATAAATGAAGTATGGAGTAAAGGCAATGGCCCAATAGAAAAAACCTTGTATCTGGTGCACTTTGGCGATTGGGTTTCTTACTACCTTTCGGAATTCAATAAAGTGGACATTATGGACATCAAATCCATTGACCTGCTAAAGTCCGAGTTATCAAAAATACCGCTGTAA
- a CDS encoding serine hydrolase domain-containing protein: MKTLSRILASIFLIILLLVLGLFITGNEFLVKGVWATYLHGEKTATIDDDRFFETRTVAANNPEPWPIHKRYNAVKLSDELNSTLQESESVAFVVVKNDKLLFEQYWDGYSDTSHSNSFSMTKSIITILTEIAIEQGYIKSWNEKVNTFLPELEGPYANDLELWHLSTMTAGLQWNEHYTNPFDITARAYYGNDIASLIYREVPVVNKPGDTYNYQSGAPQLLGLVLSKATGKTVSEFASEVLWSKIGAMHDASWHLDNKDGNELTYCCFNSNARDFARLGKLMLNYGNWDGNQILDSTFVAKAGHGVGVDYYGWSFWIYNDLNTPIYYFRGILGQYIIVFPEKDLVVCRLGKRRLEDEDNHPKDFKVIARESLKYFGY, translated from the coding sequence ATGAAAACTCTATCTCGAATTCTAGCTTCAATCTTCCTTATCATACTACTTCTAGTTTTGGGTCTCTTTATCACCGGAAATGAATTTCTGGTAAAAGGCGTTTGGGCAACATACCTTCATGGTGAAAAAACTGCTACCATTGATGACGACCGGTTTTTTGAAACACGAACAGTGGCGGCCAACAACCCTGAACCTTGGCCCATACATAAAAGGTACAATGCAGTAAAACTTAGCGATGAGCTAAATTCCACTTTGCAGGAATCGGAATCAGTAGCTTTTGTGGTGGTAAAAAATGACAAACTTCTTTTTGAGCAATATTGGGATGGATATAGTGACACCAGCCATAGCAACAGTTTTAGTATGACAAAAAGCATTATCACTATACTTACCGAAATTGCGATTGAACAAGGCTACATTAAAAGCTGGAATGAAAAGGTAAATACTTTTCTCCCTGAACTAGAGGGTCCTTATGCTAATGATCTTGAGCTATGGCACCTTAGCACCATGACCGCTGGACTTCAGTGGAACGAGCACTACACCAATCCCTTTGACATAACCGCAAGAGCTTATTACGGAAATGACATTGCCTCCCTTATATATCGGGAGGTTCCTGTAGTTAATAAGCCGGGCGACACCTATAATTATCAAAGTGGAGCCCCTCAGTTATTGGGCTTGGTTTTATCCAAAGCAACTGGCAAAACAGTAAGTGAATTTGCTTCAGAAGTCCTTTGGTCAAAAATTGGAGCCATGCATGATGCTTCCTGGCACCTAGATAATAAAGATGGAAATGAGCTTACCTATTGCTGCTTTAATTCCAACGCGAGAGACTTTGCTCGTTTAGGTAAGCTTATGCTCAATTATGGAAACTGGGATGGAAATCAAATCTTGGATTCAACATTTGTTGCCAAAGCAGGCCATGGTGTAGGTGTAGATTATTACGGATGGTCATTTTGGATATACAATGATTTGAACACACCTATTTATTATTTCCGTGGGATATTGGGTCAATACATAATAGTATTCCCTGAAAAGGATTTGGTAGTGTGCCGCCTTGGAAAACGGAGGCTAGAAGACGAAGACAATCACCCTAAAGACTTTAAAGTGATTGCTCGAGAAAGCCTAAAATATTTTGGATACTAA
- the uvrC gene encoding excinuclease ABC subunit UvrC, whose translation MASDKISNILRSLPNKPGVYQHLDKNGKILYIGKAKDLRKRVSSYFTKSHDNARTHMLVRKIEDIKTIITETEFDALLLENNLIKEYQPKYNVNLKDDKTYPWICIKKERFPRIFSTRNQVKDGSEYYGPYASVKVMRTVLDLIRQLYHIRTCKLALSEENIDEGKFRICLEYHIGNCKGPCEDRQSEEEYLKDIEASRDLIKGNLNSVKKMLTKQMHTLAEELRFEEAQKVKEKIDMVEKYQARSTVVHPTITDIDIFSVTTDAEYGYVNYLKIIDGAVLQSHTVELKKKLDETAEELLEMTIPEIRELFQSTSKEAYLSHKIDLEIPNLKLTVPQRGDKKHLVDLSLKNARYFRMEKLKNIQIVDPDRHVNRLMQQMKQDLRMSEEPRHIECFDNSNIQGTNPVAACVVFKDGKPSKKDYRHFNIKTVVGPDDFASMEEVVFRRYNRLQNEGEPLPQLIVIDGGKGQLSAALKALETLGLRGKIAILGIAKRLEELYFPGDKYPLYLDKRSETLKIIQRLRDEAHRFGITHHRNRRSKNTFKSELDQIEGIGPATIKDLLSKFKSVTKVKEASQEELTEVVGHARATRIIAYFAKDQKQ comes from the coding sequence ATGGCTTCAGACAAAATCAGCAACATACTTCGCAGCCTTCCCAATAAGCCGGGAGTGTATCAGCATCTGGATAAAAACGGGAAAATACTCTACATAGGTAAGGCCAAGGATTTACGTAAGCGCGTGTCATCTTACTTTACCAAAAGTCATGACAATGCGCGCACGCACATGCTTGTACGCAAAATTGAAGACATCAAAACCATTATTACCGAAACGGAATTTGACGCCCTCCTTCTGGAAAATAATCTGATAAAAGAATACCAGCCGAAGTACAATGTAAACCTGAAAGACGATAAAACTTATCCTTGGATTTGCATCAAAAAGGAGCGCTTTCCGCGAATATTTTCAACGCGTAATCAGGTAAAAGATGGCTCTGAATATTATGGCCCGTATGCATCAGTAAAAGTGATGCGCACTGTGTTGGATCTCATTAGACAACTTTATCACATTCGCACTTGCAAACTAGCTCTGTCAGAAGAAAATATAGATGAAGGCAAGTTTAGAATTTGTCTGGAATATCACATTGGCAATTGTAAAGGCCCTTGTGAAGATCGCCAAAGCGAAGAAGAATATTTGAAAGATATTGAAGCTTCTCGCGATCTGATTAAGGGAAACCTGAACTCTGTAAAAAAGATGCTGACCAAGCAAATGCATACTCTGGCCGAGGAACTCAGGTTTGAGGAAGCTCAAAAGGTGAAGGAGAAAATTGACATGGTAGAAAAGTACCAGGCGCGATCTACCGTGGTTCACCCCACCATCACAGATATTGACATCTTTTCCGTGACAACCGATGCCGAGTATGGCTATGTAAATTACCTTAAAATTATAGATGGTGCCGTGTTGCAATCGCACACTGTAGAACTAAAAAAGAAGCTTGACGAAACTGCTGAGGAGCTACTTGAAATGACCATCCCTGAAATTCGTGAGCTTTTTCAGAGCACATCCAAAGAGGCCTATCTTTCACATAAAATTGACTTAGAAATTCCGAACCTAAAACTTACCGTGCCTCAGCGTGGCGACAAAAAGCATTTGGTGGATTTGAGCCTAAAAAATGCACGCTACTTCCGCATGGAGAAGTTGAAAAATATTCAAATTGTAGACCCGGATCGCCATGTGAACCGACTGATGCAGCAGATGAAACAGGATCTTCGAATGAGCGAAGAACCTCGTCATATTGAGTGTTTTGACAATTCAAACATACAAGGAACCAACCCTGTGGCCGCTTGTGTCGTGTTCAAAGATGGAAAGCCCAGCAAAAAAGATTACCGCCATTTTAATATAAAAACGGTGGTGGGCCCGGATGACTTTGCCAGTATGGAGGAAGTAGTTTTTAGACGATACAATAGATTACAAAATGAAGGAGAACCTTTACCACAACTCATCGTAATTGATGGAGGTAAGGGTCAGCTAAGCGCTGCCCTAAAAGCTTTGGAAACCCTTGGACTTCGCGGGAAAATTGCCATCCTCGGAATTGCCAAACGTCTTGAAGAGCTTTACTTTCCGGGAGACAAATATCCGCTCTACTTAGACAAACGATCTGAAACATTAAAAATAATACAAAGGCTGCGTGACGAAGCTCACCGATTTGGAATTACCCATCACAGAAATAGAAGAAGTAAGAACACATTTAAATCAGAACTTGACCAAATTGAGGGAATTGGGCCGGCCACAATAAAAGACCTGTTGAGCAAGTTTAAGTCCGTAACAAAAGTAAAAGAGGCCTCTCAGGAAGAATTAACAGAAGTAGTGGGACACGCGCGAGCCACGCGAATTATCGCTTACTTTGCTAAAGACCAAAAACAGTAA
- a CDS encoding outer membrane beta-barrel protein, translated as MKLIKTLLVLLVVSSGLFAQPADKRLYINPQFGINISGLTDELEGVSQSGRAGYNFGIDLRMGQGHVFFQPGVSYFQYNTKYTVVESSLLPDGRTTYETDVKVESIKARTLMGIRIFTTDLISIHANVGPAFNFPVKVDSDDDFVLKRGNYKDVTVGGVVGAGVDLMLFTFDLDYEFGLSDYVEFSNPNVQSSSSNQYTLTFCVGIRL; from the coding sequence ATGAAATTAATAAAAACACTACTCGTGTTATTGGTCGTGTCATCCGGCTTGTTTGCTCAGCCTGCTGATAAACGTCTTTACATCAACCCACAATTTGGTATCAACATTTCTGGACTTACTGACGAGTTGGAAGGAGTTTCTCAGTCGGGAAGGGCCGGTTACAATTTTGGCATCGATCTTAGAATGGGACAGGGACATGTGTTTTTTCAGCCTGGAGTATCTTACTTTCAGTACAATACTAAGTATACGGTGGTAGAATCGAGCCTTTTGCCTGATGGCAGAACAACTTATGAAACGGATGTAAAGGTGGAATCAATTAAGGCTCGAACTCTTATGGGAATTCGCATCTTCACAACGGATTTAATCTCAATCCACGCTAATGTCGGTCCAGCTTTTAACTTTCCTGTAAAAGTAGATAGTGATGATGATTTTGTACTGAAACGAGGAAATTATAAGGATGTAACTGTGGGGGGAGTAGTTGGCGCAGGTGTAGATCTTATGCTGTTTACCTTTGATTTAGATTATGAGTTTGGCCTTTCTGATTATGTTGAGTTTAGTAACCCTAATGTACAGTCATCTAGCTCAAACCAGTACACACTTACTTTTTGTGTAGGTATCCGACTGTAA
- the lipB gene encoding lipoyl(octanoyl) transferase LipB: MKNTAVNTEVLFQDLGLIDYQKAWDYQEELFDKTVQSKFHNRKVSEVEHIVTQNHLLFCEHPHVYTLGKSGKPEHLLIAPEKLHEVGATYYKINRGGDITYHGPGQLVGYPILDLDHFFPDVHKYLRYLEEIFIRILADYGLQGERSPGETGVWLDVGKPNARKILALGVKASRWVTMHGWAFNVNTDLHYFKNIIPCGIDDKDVTSLEKELGHKVPMEEIKDKAKRYFAEVFQVSLRCD; the protein is encoded by the coding sequence ATCAAAAATACCGCTGTAAATACCGAAGTTCTCTTTCAGGATTTAGGTCTTATTGACTACCAAAAAGCCTGGGATTATCAAGAGGAATTGTTTGACAAAACTGTTCAATCGAAGTTTCACAACCGCAAAGTTTCGGAAGTCGAACATATTGTTACACAAAACCATTTGCTGTTTTGTGAGCATCCTCATGTGTACACTCTAGGTAAAAGTGGTAAGCCTGAGCATTTATTAATAGCCCCCGAAAAACTTCACGAAGTTGGAGCTACCTATTATAAAATCAATCGCGGTGGAGATATCACCTATCACGGCCCTGGTCAGCTGGTCGGCTACCCAATACTAGATCTCGACCACTTCTTTCCCGATGTTCATAAATACCTACGCTATCTCGAAGAAATCTTTATTCGCATTTTGGCTGATTATGGCCTTCAAGGGGAGCGCTCACCCGGAGAAACAGGCGTATGGCTGGATGTGGGCAAACCCAATGCACGTAAAATATTAGCACTTGGCGTAAAAGCCAGCCGTTGGGTTACCATGCATGGTTGGGCTTTTAATGTAAATACAGACCTCCATTATTTCAAAAACATTATTCCTTGCGGGATAGACGATAAAGACGTTACATCTCTTGAAAAAGAATTGGGCCATAAAGTGCCCATGGAGGAGATAAAGGATAAGGCGAAGAGGTATTTTGCAGAAGTGTTTCAGGTATCTCTGCGATGTGACTAA
- a CDS encoding VOC family protein: protein MKIKHLTLDCANLQEQKYFYTNKFAFDVVEESDESITLQMGDSKLTFLENRLKKSYYHFAVNIPFDSINKALHWLDKKVDIIETKDGKIQDFSNWKALAIYFLDPAGNVVEFIGRERIKSKSRTVFNEKDIINISEVGVPVFQVSEAFKIISQESSLQKFDCDASTFCASGDDEGLFIIVDKAEKTWFPTDEAAKAYPLKVLFENEKKTYTLRMESGMLGVEEEK from the coding sequence ATGAAAATTAAACATTTGACTTTAGACTGTGCCAACCTACAAGAGCAGAAATACTTTTATACAAACAAGTTTGCTTTTGATGTGGTGGAAGAAAGTGATGAGTCAATAACCCTGCAAATGGGCGACTCCAAACTTACCTTTTTGGAGAATAGACTCAAAAAATCGTACTACCACTTTGCTGTAAATATTCCTTTTGATTCTATTAATAAGGCTCTTCATTGGTTGGATAAAAAGGTAGACATCATAGAAACCAAGGATGGTAAGATTCAAGACTTTTCTAACTGGAAGGCACTGGCTATTTACTTTCTAGATCCTGCAGGCAATGTGGTGGAGTTTATTGGACGCGAGCGCATAAAGTCCAAGTCACGCACTGTTTTTAATGAAAAAGACATCATAAATATTAGTGAAGTTGGAGTTCCTGTATTTCAGGTAAGTGAAGCTTTCAAGATAATCAGTCAAGAGTCTAGCCTGCAAAAGTTTGATTGTGATGCGAGCACATTTTGTGCTTCAGGTGATGATGAAGGCCTTTTTATAATCGTAGACAAAGCTGAGAAAACGTGGTTCCCCACCGATGAAGCAGCCAAAGCATACCCTTTAAAGGTGCTGTTTGAAAACGAAAAGAAGACGTATACACTAAGGATGGAGAGTGGAATGCTTGGAGTGGAGGAGGAAAAGTAA
- a CDS encoding PadR family transcriptional regulator yields MKDNSLLKGALSTLILKLLADNGQMYGYEIIQKIKEASADQMQITEGALYPALHKMEQNGLLKSELRPVSGRTRKYYSLSPKGQKATQSKLDQLQEFLSSIQMIIQPKAN; encoded by the coding sequence ATGAAAGACAACTCACTTTTGAAGGGTGCTTTATCCACACTTATTTTAAAACTATTGGCTGATAATGGCCAGATGTATGGCTATGAAATTATCCAAAAAATAAAAGAAGCCAGCGCTGACCAAATGCAAATTACCGAAGGTGCACTATACCCAGCTCTACACAAAATGGAGCAAAACGGACTGCTAAAAAGTGAGCTTCGCCCTGTTTCGGGAAGAACTCGAAAATACTATTCCCTTAGCCCAAAAGGTCAAAAAGCTACTCAAAGTAAACTAGATCAACTTCAAGAGTTTTTGAGTTCTATTCAAATGATCATTCAACCAAAAGCGAATTAA
- a CDS encoding (deoxy)nucleoside triphosphate pyrophosphohydrolase yields MIRVVCAIIKNADGKLLLTQRSGKMDHSYHWEFPGGKVENDETDYAAITREIWEELQIEVEPLKKLTQVDWQYPNKKIALVPIICEIRSGTLNLNEHLDFVWLAINELTELNVLGADREVVNNLKRVYEN; encoded by the coding sequence ATGATACGAGTAGTTTGTGCGATTATAAAGAATGCTGATGGAAAACTTTTGCTTACCCAACGAAGTGGCAAAATGGACCATTCCTACCATTGGGAATTTCCCGGAGGCAAGGTGGAAAATGACGAGACTGATTACGCTGCAATTACCCGTGAAATATGGGAAGAGCTTCAAATTGAGGTTGAACCATTGAAAAAATTAACACAAGTAGACTGGCAGTATCCCAACAAAAAGATTGCTTTAGTTCCTATTATTTGTGAAATTCGTTCAGGAACTTTGAATCTGAATGAACATTTGGATTTTGTGTGGTTAGCTATTAATGAGCTTACCGAATTAAATGTTCTGGGAGCCGATCGAGAGGTAGTAAATAACCTGAAACGCGTCTATGAAAATTAA